The Nostoc sp. NIES-3756 DNA window TATATATTTGATGCTATTAATTTAAAGCTGCCACCAGGTGCAGCTCTTGTGATTCGTAAACAAGCTTGGTTAGAAAGCGTACCTCAAAATTTAGTTTTTAAAGGAAGGCTTGGCAATCTAATGGTTGCAGGGGAAGATACAGAAGTTCTACTACATTTACACAAATCAGGTTGGGAAATTTGGTATAACCCCAAAATGGAAATTCATCATAAAATTCCCCACTGGCGGTTAGAAAAAAATTACCTAATCAAGATTGCTCGTGGTTGTGGCTTATGTATTTTCCAACTCAGACTAATTAATACTAGAAAATCTCAATTACCCCTAATCTTACTAAGAACAACTTTAGGTAATCTGCGGAGAATTTTCCACCATATCATTAAGTACAAATATAATTTAGGTACTGATACAATTGCACTTGTTGAAGTGAACTTTTATTTGGGAAGCCTCATGAGTCCTTGGTGTTCTTTATTATTTTACTTCCATCGTTTAATTAATAAATGAAAATAAAAAATGAATAATTCACCATTAATATCTGTAATTATACCAGCATATAATTGCGAAAAAACCATCAAAAAAACAATTAACTCAGTTTTACAACAAGCATTTACTGATTTTGAGTTAATTGTAGTTAATGACGGCTCACAGGATTCAACATTAGATGTTGTTGGTGAAATTCATGATACAAGGCTGAAAGTATTTTCCTTTGAGAATGCTGGTGGTAACGTTAGCCGAAATCGAGGGCTAAATCTTGCAGTAGGAAACTATATCAGTTTTCTAGACGCTGATGATATTTGGACACCAGATAAACTGGAATCTCAATTAGAAGCACTACAAAAAAATCCAGAGGCTCATGTCGCCTATAGCTGGACGGATTATATTGATGAAGAAGATAATTTTTTAGTATCAGGTAGACATGTATCTGCTAATGGAGATATTTATGAAAAGTTGTTAATAAGTAATTTTTTGGATAATGGTTCTAATCCTTTAATAAGTAAAGAATCTTTAGTAGAATTAGAAGGTTTTGATGAGTCTCTCAAAGCCGCTCAAGATTGGGATATGTGGTTAAGATTAGCTGCAAAATACTCTTTTGTAGCTGTACCCAAAGTGCAAATTTTATATCGAGTAAGTTCCCATTCCTTGTCTGCAAATTTAACTAGACAAGAAAAATATTGTTTACAAGTCCTTGAAAAATCATCTCATATCAGACCACCAAAGAATAAGAAAACTTTACATTTAAGCAAAGCAAATATATATAAATACTTAACTTGTAAAGCTTTACAAGAACCTTTTAGTAAAGAAAAAGGTTTTCTAGCATTAAAATATTTATATAGATATTTTTTAAATGATTACTATAGAAAAACTCAAGTAAGTTTCCTTATAAAAATATTATTGAAAATTCTTGTAATTATTACATTACCTGCTTCTCTATCTACTAATCTCCTATCTAAAATAAAGTTAGAGAACCCAAAAAAAGAGTTTTCTGCAATAAAAAGTAGATCATAGAAATCTGAAGCTCAAAATGCCTCAACAGGTGCATCTTTTATGTTTTTTTAGGAAGAGACACAACCACAATATTCCTACTGTTGATGGCTTCACATTACCCGAAGTCTTGGTAGTAGTTTTATTTATCGGTATAATAGCAAATTTGGCACTCCCCAACTGGTTGGTTTTTGTAGATACTCAACGTCTTAATCAAGCTCAAAGCCAAGTTTATAATGCTATGCGGCAAGCTCAAAGCCAAGCAAGCAAGGAAAAATTAACTTGGCAGGCTAGCTTTCGAGAAAGTAATGGTATAGTTCAATGGGCTGTTCATCCGGCTACTGTTAGCCCTGTTGTTGCTAATTGGAATAATCTCGATTCTCGTGTAAGTCTTGATGCAGAAACGACTTTACAGGAGTCAAACGGTGTGAGACGCATTCAATTTGATTATCAAGGAAGTGTGAGACAGCCGCCTTTGGGTAGGATTACTTTATCTAGCAAATCTGGTGGTAAAACTAAACGTTGTGTTATTGTTTCCACTATTTTAGGGGCAATGCGAACTGCAAAAGAGCGTAGTAGCGCAGAAGGTGGTAGGTATTGCTATTAATATATTTTTAGTTAAATCAAACAAGGTTAAGGTGTGCTGCAACCATTAACAATTCTTCAACAGCACCTCATTATTTTTAGTCGCTACCCAGAACCAGGGAAGACGAAAACCAGATTAATACCTGCTTTGGGTGCTGGTGGTGCTGCTAACCTGCAACGACAAATGACTGAATACACATTATCTCAAGTCAAAGAACTGCAACAAGTAATTAACGTATCTTCAGAGGTGCGGTTTGTAGGTGGTGATGTACAGCTAATGCAAAATTGGTTGGGTGCAGATTTAGTTTACCAGCCCCAAGGTGATGGGGATTTGGGTTTACGGATGACGCGATCGCTGTATGATGCCTTTCAAGTACAAGCAACACAAGTTGTAATTATCGGCACTGACTGCCCTGGATTGAATTGTCAGATCCTTACTCAAGCTTTTGAGCAAACATATACAGTTGATTTAGTACTTGGCCCAGCTGTTGATGGTGGTTATTACTTAATAGGGTTACGTCGCTTCGTTCCAGAATTATTCATCAATATCGACTGGGGAAGTTCGCAAGTATTACACCAGACTGTGGAGATTGCGAACAAACTTAACCTCTCATATCATTATCTACCACAGCTAGCTGATGTTGATAGACCAGAGGATTTACCGATTTGGCAGCAAGTTTGGGAAACAGAAGTTAAGATGAGGTAACAACTGTAAACTGAAGTATTTATGTATTGCAAAATACTTAATAATTACTGATGATATTCAGAGCAGCAATGCTACCGTAGTGTAGCTAGAAACTCAAGAGCAAAAAATTTGTCATATAACAGCATTGCATTTGATCTCCAAAATATGGGTAGATTCATATAACAACTAGCGATAGGGTAACAATATTCAAGTAACTTTAGATAGGAACATCACTCAATCTAAATCCAGTACACATTTAAAAAACTATGGTTAATCGCTTTGCCTCTGTAAATGCCTCCCTCATCCTCAAAGTTGTGGGGATAGTCTTAATTGTTTCGTTCTTATTAGATTTCTTGATTTTGTTGTTGCCGTTTCAACCCACAGATAGGGTATGGCAAATCAATCTAGCAACAGCATTAGTTGACCGAGGGATTGTACCTTTGGTGGGACTAGGAGCATTATTTACTGGTTACTGGATAGACAGTGCTAGTGAAGGTGGTTCTAAAGGTTTTGATTTAAGAGTTCCTGTTTTAATACTCTCCAGTATTTTGGGTTTAATGTTCTTGCTGATTTTTCCTTTACATCTCAATAATGTTAGACAAGCTAGCACCCAAGCTGTAAACCAAATCAATCAACAAGCAGAACAGGCAGAAAATCAACTCAAAAATCAGTTAGCACAATTCCAAGCCCAAGCCAACACAGAGCAAGGAAAGG harbors:
- a CDS encoding glycosyltransferase, giving the protein MNNSPLISVIIPAYNCEKTIKKTINSVLQQAFTDFELIVVNDGSQDSTLDVVGEIHDTRLKVFSFENAGGNVSRNRGLNLAVGNYISFLDADDIWTPDKLESQLEALQKNPEAHVAYSWTDYIDEEDNFLVSGRHVSANGDIYEKLLISNFLDNGSNPLISKESLVELEGFDESLKAAQDWDMWLRLAAKYSFVAVPKVQILYRVSSHSLSANLTRQEKYCLQVLEKSSHIRPPKNKKTLHLSKANIYKYLTCKALQEPFSKEKGFLALKYLYRYFLNDYYRKTQVSFLIKILLKILVIITLPASLSTNLLSKIKLENPKKEFSAIKSRS
- the hpsJ-B gene encoding hormogonium polysaccharide biosynthesis protein HpsJ, yielding MVNRFASVNASLILKVVGIVLIVSFLLDFLILLLPFQPTDRVWQINLATALVDRGIVPLVGLGALFTGYWIDSASEGGSKGFDLRVPVLILSSILGLMFLLIFPLHLNNVRQASTQAVNQINQQAEQAENQLKNQLAQFQAQANTEQGKAQLDQLRAQARTQFTELLKDDQRYQQALNNPQVPAQQKELLKKFKANPQELDQFIAQQTDPQGLANQRLNQIRQGKEDAAKQARDNAWKSGLRIGISSLVLSIGYIIIGWSGLRGLGALQGGGRKGKVPAR
- the hpsE gene encoding hormogonium polysaccharide biosynthesis glycosyltransferase HpsE; translation: MISLSSQQEANSITKTIDFTVAIPTWNGAERLPQVLDRLLAQTGIERLRWEVIVIDNNSSDRTPEVVRDYQTKFTQCDLKYFLESQQGLTFARLRAINEAKGKFVAFLDDDNLAAPDWILQSYNFGEEHSLAGAWSGQIHGDFEVKPPDNFSQIQAFLAVREHGQKPYIFDAINLKLPPGAALVIRKQAWLESVPQNLVFKGRLGNLMVAGEDTEVLLHLHKSGWEIWYNPKMEIHHKIPHWRLEKNYLIKIARGCGLCIFQLRLINTRKSQLPLILLRTTLGNLRRIFHHIIKYKYNLGTDTIALVEVNFYLGSLMSPWCSLLFYFHRLINK
- a CDS encoding TIGR04282 family arsenosugar biosynthesis glycosyltransferase; translated protein: MLQPLTILQQHLIIFSRYPEPGKTKTRLIPALGAGGAANLQRQMTEYTLSQVKELQQVINVSSEVRFVGGDVQLMQNWLGADLVYQPQGDGDLGLRMTRSLYDAFQVQATQVVIIGTDCPGLNCQILTQAFEQTYTVDLVLGPAVDGGYYLIGLRRFVPELFINIDWGSSQVLHQTVEIANKLNLSYHYLPQLADVDRPEDLPIWQQVWETEVKMR
- a CDS encoding pilus assembly FimT family protein, with translation MPQQVHLLCFFRKRHNHNIPTVDGFTLPEVLVVVLFIGIIANLALPNWLVFVDTQRLNQAQSQVYNAMRQAQSQASKEKLTWQASFRESNGIVQWAVHPATVSPVVANWNNLDSRVSLDAETTLQESNGVRRIQFDYQGSVRQPPLGRITLSSKSGGKTKRCVIVSTILGAMRTAKERSSAEGGRYCY